A section of the Pseudanabaena mucicola str. Chao 1806 genome encodes:
- a CDS encoding helix-turn-helix transcriptional regulator yields the protein MIDPSQQPTHQSDTEMLAVPNELASSIREIIYLYHHHDKQNVLEAVKNMIAVAKDDQNYPTVKNQDLTDYSYNSELENDEDFLKSWDDILNVQVYIDTEIFGELDARPHDLTEINSSSVDSETVIQHTEATESYVQSWKELAQNMSFFPDDLFTRLWSTIEIAKIMECSPSSLRRARRTGRLPVRIKNLILDCISHDGKRSLWFVRPT from the coding sequence GTGATCGATCCATCTCAACAACCAACTCATCAATCAGATACGGAAATGCTAGCCGTGCCTAATGAGCTTGCATCATCGATTCGAGAAATTATCTATCTCTATCATCATCACGATAAACAAAATGTCCTAGAAGCTGTTAAAAATATGATTGCAGTAGCTAAAGACGATCAGAATTACCCAACAGTAAAAAATCAAGATTTAACCGATTATTCCTACAACTCAGAATTAGAAAATGATGAAGACTTTCTTAAAAGTTGGGATGACATACTAAACGTCCAAGTTTATATTGATACTGAAATTTTTGGAGAGTTAGATGCACGTCCCCATGACCTTACTGAGATAAATAGTAGTAGTGTTGACAGTGAGACAGTAATCCAACATACAGAGGCAACTGAATCCTACGTGCAGTCATGGAAAGAATTAGCCCAAAATATGTCCTTTTTCCCTGATGATTTATTTACGCGACTCTGGTCAACAATAGAAATTGCTAAGATTATGGAATGCTCTCCCAGTAGTCTACGCCGTGCACGTCGGACAGGTCGTCTACCCGTTCGCATCAAAAACCTTATTCTTGATTGCATCTCCCATGATGGTAAGCGAAGTTTATGGTTTGTTCGCCCTACTTAA
- a CDS encoding histone deacetylase family protein: MLTSNLEIDSPFTNKFPIIYSDIFLEHNTGNYHPEKAGRLTAIVDTLKNSAIAPQLVWQEPTSIKARQRSGLDILLEVRRFHTQEYIEALRQLTNQGGGYIDGDTIASWQSYDVALLAVSAWLDGVDIVIKSGRPAFVLARPPGHHARAHTGMGFCIFGNAAIAAMSAIARLNLQRVAILDWDVHHGNGTQEAVWNRHDIAYISTHQSPFYPMTGHQDETGEHENILNIPMRVNSTIADYLPIFEQQIIPFLKNFNPDLLIVSAGFDANADDPLASILLKPEDFGTLTKLCLEVTPKILFGLEGGYDFNSLSRSVVSVIEQCLN; this comes from the coding sequence ATGCTGACATCTAACTTAGAAATTGATTCTCCATTCACTAATAAATTTCCAATTATTTATTCTGACATTTTCTTAGAACATAATACAGGAAATTATCATCCAGAAAAAGCAGGTAGACTTACTGCCATAGTTGATACTTTGAAAAATTCGGCGATCGCCCCACAGTTAGTTTGGCAGGAACCAACTTCCATCAAAGCACGACAGCGATCGGGATTAGATATCTTACTAGAAGTGCGTCGCTTTCACACTCAGGAATATATCGAGGCTCTTCGTCAGTTAACCAATCAAGGTGGTGGCTATATTGACGGAGATACAATCGCTTCTTGGCAAAGTTACGATGTGGCTCTTTTAGCCGTTAGTGCATGGCTCGATGGTGTGGATATAGTGATTAAATCTGGTCGCCCTGCATTTGTTTTAGCACGCCCCCCTGGTCATCACGCCCGTGCCCATACAGGAATGGGTTTTTGCATTTTTGGTAATGCGGCGATCGCGGCGATGTCAGCCATTGCTCGCTTAAATCTTCAGCGTGTCGCTATTCTCGATTGGGACGTGCATCATGGTAACGGTACACAGGAAGCAGTATGGAATCGCCATGATATTGCCTATATTTCTACGCATCAATCACCTTTTTATCCTATGACAGGGCATCAAGATGAAACGGGCGAACATGAAAATATTTTGAATATTCCTATGCGAGTAAACTCAACTATTGCTGACTATTTACCAATATTTGAACAGCAAATCATCCCATTTCTGAAAAACTTTAACCCCGACCTACTAATCGTCAGTGCAGGTTTTGATGCCAATGCTGACGATCCCCTTGCAAGTATTTTGCTAAAGCCAGAGGATTTCGGTACTTTGACCAAGCTTTGTCTAGAGGTAACGCCCAAAATCTTATTTGGTCTAGAAGGTGGTTATGACTTTAACAGCCTTTCGCGATCGGTCGTTAGTGTCATTGAGCAATGCCTAAACTAA
- a CDS encoding BsaWI family type II restriction enzyme: protein MAEIVPSKDEAKFLKGLSKIYYMPIIQQKVDAWVASASSPDIGWIEVLDHLNEILRDAQNDVEKLLDKRIANSEIEDKSQARKSIVGNAFSNIIIYIFIQNKLIGNISEGIYITAKKSQISGFEKISTINVGDETQKPDMDLVIYSLKENQDLNKCIILSLKTSLRERAGQTYKWKLLMEIAMSDCEVRDKYEISYNPPTVPLVCFVTVNFYNEINNPQHRGMFKFFDRAFIGKPIDPQATNFISPLSSLIEFVNEKLV, encoded by the coding sequence ATGGCGGAAATAGTTCCTAGTAAAGATGAAGCAAAATTTTTAAAAGGTTTATCAAAAATCTACTATATGCCAATAATTCAGCAAAAAGTAGATGCTTGGGTCGCATCAGCCTCAAGTCCTGATATTGGCTGGATTGAAGTACTAGATCATTTAAATGAAATTCTTAGAGATGCTCAAAATGATGTAGAAAAACTTCTAGATAAAAGAATAGCAAACTCAGAAATTGAGGATAAATCTCAAGCCCGTAAAAGTATTGTTGGTAATGCTTTCTCAAATATAATTATTTATATTTTTATACAAAACAAGTTAATTGGAAATATATCTGAAGGTATTTATATAACAGCTAAGAAATCTCAAATATCAGGATTTGAGAAAATTTCTACTATTAATGTCGGAGATGAGACACAAAAGCCAGATATGGATTTAGTGATTTATTCTCTCAAGGAAAATCAAGATTTAAATAAATGCATTATTTTATCCCTTAAAACTTCATTAAGAGAACGTGCAGGGCAAACATATAAATGGAAGCTTTTGATGGAAATTGCCATGTCAGATTGTGAGGTGCGTGATAAATATGAAATCTCTTATAATCCGCCAACAGTGCCTCTAGTTTGTTTTGTAACGGTTAACTTTTATAACGAGATTAATAATCCCCAACACAGGGGAATGTTTAAGTTTTTCGATCGCGCATTTATTGGTAAACCGATTGATCCTCAAGCCACTAACTTTATTTCGCCTCTTTCTAGCTTGATTGAGTTTGTTAATGAAAAATTAGTTTAG
- the dcm gene encoding DNA (cytosine-5-)-methyltransferase, which translates to MPSLKFIDLFAGIGGMRLAFESAGAKCNFSSEWDKFSQLTYFANFNEQPKGDITQISSDQIPDHDILIGGFPCQPFSIAGVSKHNSLGNDHGFEHPTQGTLFFEVARIIRDKRPKAFLLENVKNLVSHDRGRTFAVIKETLEELGYYVYHQIFDAAALVPQHRERIFIVGFLEPIIFKFPTLVNKHPKIRDILEDNVDDKYTLTDNLWKYLQNYAEKHRAKGNGFGFGLVDIDGISRTLSARYYKDGSEILIPQIGKNPRRLTPRECARLMGFPETFKIVTSDTRAYKQFGNSIAVPVVQAIANEIVSAMQNQKVLTYPTRSPLQLKLFENQISYHQKTGALG; encoded by the coding sequence ATGCCTAGCCTTAAGTTTATAGATTTGTTTGCTGGCATTGGTGGGATGCGCCTTGCCTTTGAAAGTGCTGGCGCAAAATGTAACTTTTCCTCAGAGTGGGACAAATTTTCACAACTAACTTATTTTGCTAATTTTAACGAACAGCCTAAAGGCGATATAACCCAAATATCATCTGATCAAATTCCAGATCATGACATTTTAATTGGCGGGTTTCCCTGTCAACCATTTAGTATTGCTGGAGTAAGTAAACATAATTCTTTAGGCAATGATCATGGGTTTGAGCATCCGACCCAAGGCACTCTGTTTTTTGAAGTAGCAAGAATTATTAGAGATAAAAGACCTAAAGCTTTTTTATTAGAAAATGTTAAAAATTTAGTAAGTCATGATCGCGGTAGAACATTTGCAGTAATTAAAGAAACCTTGGAAGAACTTGGTTACTATGTTTATCACCAAATTTTTGATGCTGCTGCCCTCGTTCCACAACACCGAGAACGTATATTTATTGTCGGGTTTCTTGAGCCAATCATTTTTAAATTTCCAACTTTAGTAAATAAGCATCCCAAAATTCGAGATATTTTGGAAGATAATGTAGATGATAAGTACACACTCACTGATAATCTTTGGAAATATTTGCAAAACTATGCAGAAAAACATCGAGCTAAAGGTAATGGATTTGGATTTGGTCTAGTCGATATTGATGGAATATCAAGAACTTTAAGTGCAAGATATTACAAAGATGGTTCCGAAATTCTGATCCCTCAAATTGGTAAGAATCCTCGACGTTTAACCCCAAGGGAATGCGCCCGACTAATGGGATTTCCTGAGACATTCAAAATTGTTACTAGTGACACAAGAGCTTATAAACAGTTTGGTAACTCTATTGCAGTTCCTGTAGTTCAAGCGATCGCTAATGAAATTGTATCAGCTATGCAAAATCAAAAAGTTTTAACCTATCCTACACGTTCCCCTTTACAGCTAAAACTATTTGAAAATCAGATTTCCTATCATCAGAAAACAGGTGCTTTAGGTTAA
- the rpsR gene encoding 30S ribosomal protein S18 yields MAINSSFYRKRLSPIAPAAKIDYKDVELLRKYITERGKILPRRITGLTAKQQRALTTAIKQARVVALLPFINKEG; encoded by the coding sequence ATGGCAATAAACTCTTCTTTTTATCGTAAGCGCCTCTCTCCGATCGCGCCTGCTGCCAAAATCGACTATAAAGATGTCGAATTACTGCGTAAGTACATCACCGAACGTGGCAAAATTCTTCCCCGTCGTATTACAGGCTTGACCGCAAAGCAACAACGCGCTCTGACAACTGCAATTAAACAAGCTCGTGTTGTTGCACTGCTTCCCTTCATCAACAAAGAAGGCTAG